A single genomic interval of Carassius auratus strain Wakin chromosome 30, ASM336829v1, whole genome shotgun sequence harbors:
- the prdm12b gene encoding PR domain zinc finger protein 12b — MGSVLPADALVLKAGFKQQTLALSDIITSDILHSFLYGRWRNVLGEHLFEEKTSTVSPKTAFTAEVLAQSFSGEVQKLSSLVLPSEVIIAQSSIPGEGLGIFSKTWIKAGTEMGPFTGRVISPEHVDLFKNNNLMWEVFNEDGTVRYFIDASQEDHRSWMTYIKCARNEQEQNLEVVQIGSSIFYKAVETIPPDQELLVWYGNSQNTFLGIPGVPGIEEEQQKIKKSDDFHLCDTSSTASLSTASRMRCVICHRGFNSRSNLRSHMRIHTLDKPFVCRFCNRRFSQSSTLRNHVRLHTGERPYKCHVCQSAYSQLAGLRAHQKSARHRPANTGSVVGLQAHSPPPPPPQLAQVPHHPASLVHHIPTMVL; from the exons ATGGGTTCAGTGTTGCCTGCAGATGCTCTGGTTCTGAAGGCTGGATTTAAGCAGCAGACTCTGGCCCTGTCCGACATCATCACATCAGACATCCTGCACAGTTTCCTGTACGGCCGCTGGAGGAACGTCCTGGGCGAACACCTGTTCGAGGAGAAGACCAGCACTGTCAGCCCCAAAACTGCCTTCACCGCCGAGGTCCTGGCGCAGTCGTTCTCCGGAG AGGTCCAGAAACTCTCCAGTTTAGTGCTGCCAAGTGAAGTCATCATTGCGCAGAGCTCAATCCCTGGAGAAGGACTTGGCATCTTCTCCAAGACCTGGATAAAAGCTGGCACCGAGATGGGTCCCTTCACAGGCAGGGTCATTTCACCCGAGCATGTGGATCTCTTCAAGAACAACAATCTCATGTGGGAG GTTTTCAATGAAGATGGCACGGTGCGCTATTTCATCGATGCCAGCCAAGAGGATCATCGCAGCTGGATGACTTACATCAAATGCGCGCGCAACGAGCAAGAACAGAACCTGGAGGTCGTGCAGATCGGAAGCAGTATATTTTACAAAGCAGTAGAG aCAATACCTCCAGATCAAGAGCTGCTTGTGTGGTATGGAAATTCCCAAAACACTTTCCTGGGTATCCCTGGAGTCCCTGGCATAGAGGAGGAACaacagaagattaaaaaaagtg ATGATTTCCACCTGTGCGACACCTCCTCCACTGCGTCGCTTTCCACTGCCAGCCGCATGCGCTGCGTCATCTGCCACCGCGGCTTCAACTCCCGCAGTAACCTGCGCTCTCACATGCGCATACACACTCTGGACAAGCCCTTCGTCTGCCGTTTCTGCAACCGCCGCTTTAGCCAGTCCTCCACCCTCCGTAACCACGTGCGCCTCCACACGGGCGAGCGCCCCTACAAGTGCCATGTCTGCCAGAGCGCATACTCCCAGTTGGCAGGACTGCGGGCGCACCAGAAAAGTGCCAGGCACCGGCCGGCCAACACAGGCTCTGTAGTGGGGCTGCAGGCCCACTCGccccctcctccacctcctcaaCTGGCACAGGTTCCACACCACCCGGCCTCCCTGGTGCATCACATACCCACCATGGTGCTATGA